In a genomic window of Bacillota bacterium:
- a CDS encoding TIGR02680 family protein, translating into MPVKNKWQLNRAGLLNFWYYDDEEFNFSGGKLLLRGSNGSGKSVTMQSLIPVLLDGRKSPDRLDPFGSKARRMEDYLLGEKEVTNRDERTGYLYLEYKRTGSEQYLTTGIGLRAKRHSNLDFWGFIVLDNRRIGRDLLLYKTEYSVEEGKEQKIPLTRRELENRLETGGKVVKTQQEYMELVNKHVFGFESPDAYKELVKLLIQLRSPKLSKDFKPTVIYEILNESLPGLSDEELRPLSDTIENMDQTKQQLDILQRDRGSLKKLCRHYDVYNRFILAEKAKCFQRAAKKQRGLITRGEELEESLKNLGEQSEQLAGSMEKVRREEAVLKQEQNELKDHDVFKAEEKKGEIEKQISSTKETLKRKNEVLDQKKDAEAKWQGYHEAEETKMARAEKDIENILYEMEDTADEAKFSDHQIAAQEFENNYRENFAFDLWKKDARAYKEKLENVLRTLREQSRIKERHKDADRELAEAQKDLDLKREETRKWEDFFLEEKDSFLAAFHQWLKDNKVLKLSPEKIQLTSQRITQFYEPYQAAEVRETIDAAYSRYKNDINEELVTKKHRLKIKAEEIGVKQEELKKWKEMTDPEPGRHPDTVESRTRLDKNSVPYMPFFAAVEFQSWVTQEQRERLEAAVTQMGLLDALIVPQAHVKNVGEYDRVIKPEPQFLASTLADYLYPTPVEGGGVTGEDIDNVLRSVLIDNTEQGPAGLMEDGTYYVSLLRGQAPREASSIYIGKESRKQYRIQEITRITNELEDLQQEHRELETDRAQSETELQQLNTEYNNFPVDRDVAEVYKNLSSLRDEVKLRLKEVENKNEKLKKVLEELQHISQRLRDLARDMTLELGEGAYEAAGREMQDYIGYLQDLELTYKDYVNSRSLMQQYERSRSEAADDVDELKGEINVLDGELDKYSMHLEQVKKQLEEMGAQEIRARISQVIKRLSEIPDEMLKIQDSISNTKNSIESTTRDIETNKSELYFAGEMYRLWKQSFQSDVNLGFVEQDVQWSEEKAPELAKDILQRHQELLTGNLTREKVNDRLNQAFYQEQAVLVEYRLTQQDIFELQDLPETDDNETFEAQMATLRQTARRVQLLMEYEGSMVSPYYVLNRIDNDIALQTEILSDKDKELYEEILMNSVGRIIRNRINRAEQWVKKIDRLMQQRNTSSGLTFSIRWKPRTAEEEEEMDTRDLVTLLRSDPRILKEEDINSVTRHFRSKIERAKEALEEKGYGETLHQVIKEILDYRRWFSFTLYYRKEGEQRKELTNNAFFTFSGGEKAMAMYIPLFSAAYSRYLEARDDAPYIISLDEAFAGVDENNIRDMFDLVENLGFNYIMNSQSLWGDYETVSSLSIYELVRAKNAPYVTVVRYYWDGKVRRLLHSFSEQTEEVVPLSGQM; encoded by the coding sequence ATACCGGTGAAAAATAAATGGCAGCTTAACCGGGCCGGGCTACTAAACTTTTGGTACTACGATGATGAGGAATTTAATTTTTCCGGTGGCAAGCTCCTTTTACGCGGGAGTAACGGCTCCGGTAAATCTGTCACCATGCAAAGTTTAATTCCTGTACTTTTAGATGGCAGGAAAAGCCCGGACCGCCTGGACCCTTTCGGCTCTAAGGCCCGCAGAATGGAAGATTACCTGCTGGGCGAAAAAGAAGTCACCAACAGAGATGAGCGTACAGGGTACCTTTATCTGGAATACAAGCGCACAGGTTCAGAGCAATATTTAACCACAGGTATCGGGCTACGGGCGAAGCGCCACAGCAACCTGGATTTCTGGGGTTTCATTGTGCTTGATAACCGGCGTATAGGACGGGATCTTTTGCTTTATAAAACGGAGTACAGTGTGGAAGAAGGTAAAGAGCAGAAAATCCCCCTCACCCGCCGCGAGCTGGAAAACCGCCTGGAAACAGGGGGTAAAGTGGTTAAAACACAGCAGGAATATATGGAACTGGTCAATAAGCACGTTTTTGGCTTTGAGTCCCCGGATGCGTACAAGGAACTCGTTAAGCTCTTGATCCAGCTGAGAAGCCCCAAACTATCTAAGGATTTTAAACCGACGGTAATTTATGAAATACTAAACGAATCTCTGCCCGGCCTGTCCGATGAGGAACTACGCCCGCTGTCGGATACCATAGAAAATATGGACCAGACCAAGCAGCAGCTGGATATTTTACAGCGCGACCGGGGTTCTCTGAAAAAACTCTGCCGGCACTACGATGTGTACAACCGTTTTATTTTAGCCGAAAAGGCCAAATGTTTTCAGCGGGCAGCCAAAAAACAACGTGGTTTAATCACCCGTGGTGAAGAACTGGAAGAGAGCCTTAAGAACCTTGGGGAGCAATCAGAACAACTGGCGGGCTCAATGGAAAAAGTGCGCCGGGAAGAGGCAGTTTTAAAGCAGGAACAAAATGAATTAAAAGACCATGATGTGTTTAAGGCTGAAGAGAAAAAGGGAGAAATCGAAAAACAGATTAGTAGCACAAAGGAAACCTTAAAACGCAAAAATGAGGTTTTAGACCAAAAGAAAGATGCTGAGGCAAAGTGGCAGGGCTATCATGAGGCGGAAGAAACCAAAATGGCCCGCGCCGAAAAGGACATCGAAAACATTCTGTACGAGATGGAAGACACCGCGGACGAAGCAAAGTTTTCCGACCACCAAATCGCTGCCCAGGAGTTTGAAAACAATTACAGGGAAAATTTTGCTTTTGACCTCTGGAAAAAAGATGCCCGTGCATATAAGGAAAAGTTGGAGAATGTTTTACGGACTCTAAGGGAGCAGAGCCGGATCAAAGAGCGGCATAAAGATGCCGACCGGGAACTGGCCGAGGCCCAAAAAGATTTAGACCTCAAACGGGAAGAAACCCGCAAATGGGAAGACTTTTTTCTAGAAGAAAAGGATAGCTTTTTAGCTGCTTTTCACCAGTGGCTTAAAGATAATAAAGTGCTGAAGCTGTCACCCGAGAAAATTCAGCTCACCTCCCAGCGCATTACACAGTTTTATGAGCCATACCAGGCAGCAGAAGTGCGGGAGACAATTGATGCTGCCTACAGCCGCTACAAGAATGATATCAACGAGGAACTGGTAACTAAAAAACACCGGCTTAAAATAAAGGCGGAAGAAATAGGTGTCAAGCAGGAAGAGTTGAAGAAATGGAAGGAAATGACTGACCCCGAGCCCGGACGCCATCCGGATACCGTGGAGTCCCGTACCCGCCTGGATAAAAACAGTGTACCCTACATGCCTTTCTTTGCCGCAGTTGAATTTCAATCCTGGGTCACCCAGGAGCAACGCGAGCGGTTGGAGGCGGCGGTAACACAAATGGGCCTTTTGGACGCTTTGATTGTGCCCCAGGCCCATGTCAAAAACGTGGGTGAGTATGACAGGGTGATTAAGCCCGAGCCTCAATTCCTGGCCAGTACTCTGGCAGATTACCTTTATCCTACGCCGGTGGAAGGCGGCGGCGTTACCGGCGAGGACATTGATAATGTTCTCCGCAGTGTCTTGATTGATAATACCGAACAGGGGCCAGCCGGGCTAATGGAAGACGGCACTTATTACGTTTCTCTGCTCCGGGGGCAAGCACCCCGGGAGGCAAGTTCAATCTATATCGGCAAGGAATCCCGTAAACAATACCGAATACAGGAAATCACACGCATAACCAACGAATTGGAAGATTTACAGCAGGAGCACCGGGAGTTGGAAACGGATAGGGCACAATCCGAAACGGAGCTGCAGCAGTTAAATACTGAGTATAATAATTTCCCCGTTGATCGAGATGTGGCTGAAGTATATAAAAATCTATCGTCCCTACGGGATGAAGTGAAACTGCGCCTCAAAGAGGTCGAAAATAAAAATGAAAAGCTAAAAAAAGTTCTGGAAGAACTACAGCATATAAGCCAGCGGCTCAGGGACCTGGCCCGGGATATGACCCTGGAACTGGGCGAGGGTGCTTATGAGGCAGCAGGGCGTGAAATGCAGGACTATATAGGCTATCTGCAGGATCTGGAACTTACTTATAAGGATTATGTAAACAGCCGCAGCTTAATGCAGCAGTATGAGCGCAGCCGCTCTGAAGCAGCAGATGACGTGGATGAGTTAAAAGGCGAAATAAATGTTTTGGATGGAGAATTAGATAAGTATTCAATGCATCTTGAACAGGTTAAAAAACAGCTGGAGGAAATGGGAGCCCAGGAAATAAGGGCACGTATCAGCCAGGTGATAAAAAGGCTCAGTGAAATTCCAGATGAAATGCTAAAAATACAAGATAGCATTTCCAATACAAAAAACAGTATTGAAAGTACCACAAGGGATATCGAAACCAACAAGTCAGAACTGTACTTTGCCGGTGAAATGTACAGGCTGTGGAAGCAATCCTTCCAATCCGATGTCAACCTGGGGTTTGTGGAACAAGACGTACAGTGGTCAGAAGAAAAAGCCCCTGAACTGGCTAAAGACATTTTACAGCGGCACCAGGAACTTTTGACTGGGAATCTAACCAGAGAAAAAGTAAATGATAGGCTGAACCAGGCCTTCTACCAGGAGCAGGCGGTATTAGTGGAATACCGTTTGACCCAGCAAGACATATTTGAACTGCAGGACCTCCCGGAAACGGATGACAATGAGACCTTCGAGGCCCAAATGGCAACTCTGCGCCAAACCGCCAGGAGAGTACAGCTTTTAATGGAATATGAGGGAAGCATGGTCAGCCCTTATTATGTACTGAACAGAATAGATAATGATATTGCACTGCAAACAGAAATCCTCAGTGATAAAGACAAAGAGCTTTATGAAGAGATCCTCATGAACAGTGTAGGCAGGATAATTCGCAACCGCATTAATCGTGCCGAGCAATGGGTGAAAAAAATAGACCGGCTCATGCAGCAAAGAAACACTTCCAGCGGCCTTACTTTCTCTATCCGGTGGAAACCCCGCACCGCTGAAGAGGAAGAAGAAATGGACACCCGGGATTTGGTAACCCTGCTGCGCTCCGACCCACGTATTTTAAAAGAAGAGGACATCAATTCGGTAACCCGTCATTTTCGCTCTAAAATAGAACGGGCCAAGGAAGCGCTGGAGGAAAAGGGCTATGGGGAAACCTTACACCAGGTAATCAAGGAAATACTCGATTACCGCCGCTGGTTTTCATTTACCCTTTATTACCGGAAAGAGGGAGAGCAGCGGAAAGAATTAACCAATAATGCATTTTTTACCTTCAGCGGCGGGGAAAAGGCCATGGCCATGTACATTCCCCTCTTTTCCGCGGCTTATTCCCGCTATTTAGAGGCCAGAGATGACGCGCCATACATTATTTCCCTGGATGAAGCCTTCGCCGGAGTAGACGAAAACAATATAAGGGATATGTTTGACCTGGTGGAAAACTTGGGCTTTAACTACATCATGAATTCCCAATCCCTGTGGGGAGACTACGAAACAGTTTCGTCCCTGTCCATTTATGAGCTGGTACGTGCCAAAAATGCGCCGTATGTTACCGTTGTGCGCTACTACTGGGACGGCAAGGTAAGGCGTCTTTTACATTCCTTTTCCGAACAGACCGAAGAAGTTGTGCCTTTGTCGGGACAAATGTAA
- a CDS encoding TIGR02678 family protein — translation MEGEKSTYGFDEIAREAAEHLLEQFWIIRDKEPVKYRMVRDREQVLRNYFLEKTGFRLIMHRHFIKLEKIPVQPETWMGIQSFRTPRDYAVFCCLLAFMESKTVDEQFLLSDLCEELQSLFPSEESLDWTHYEHRKSLVRVLQTGVEMGIVQLVDGDIAQFNYSESSEVLYEVPVVSRYFMRSYPKDLLEFETKEQILAAEWWGKEDISGVQRRHRVYRQLFLSPVTYRNEKNDPDFLYLRNFRNRIREDIERHTEFQFELYRNTALLTLPERKARFTLFPDNKAISDIALHFAAVVREQLEKEEIYTQPDGTLRLTPVDFEGLVRLCKERYGVGWSKQYREGTVSVTAKELLEHLTDWRMADRDGETGVIILYPLLARLTGDYPRDYKDKVFREVNTGEK, via the coding sequence GTGGAAGGTGAAAAAAGTACATACGGCTTTGATGAAATAGCCCGCGAAGCGGCGGAACACCTTTTAGAGCAATTCTGGATAATCAGGGACAAAGAGCCGGTAAAGTACCGTATGGTTCGGGACCGGGAGCAAGTGCTGCGCAATTATTTCCTGGAAAAGACGGGTTTCCGGCTGATTATGCACCGCCATTTTATTAAATTAGAGAAGATCCCGGTACAACCCGAAACATGGATGGGTATACAATCATTCCGCACCCCCCGAGATTATGCGGTTTTTTGCTGTCTTTTGGCCTTCATGGAGAGCAAAACCGTAGATGAACAGTTTTTACTGTCTGACCTTTGCGAAGAACTGCAAAGCTTGTTTCCCAGTGAAGAAAGTCTGGACTGGACTCATTATGAGCACCGCAAATCACTGGTACGGGTTCTGCAGACAGGTGTGGAGATGGGAATTGTGCAACTGGTGGACGGTGATATTGCGCAATTCAACTATTCTGAAAGCAGCGAAGTGCTTTATGAAGTTCCAGTGGTTTCGCGTTACTTTATGCGGTCTTACCCCAAAGATTTGCTGGAATTTGAAACTAAAGAACAAATCTTAGCAGCCGAATGGTGGGGAAAGGAAGATATATCCGGGGTACAGCGCCGGCATCGGGTATACAGGCAGTTATTTCTATCTCCCGTCACCTACCGCAACGAAAAAAACGATCCTGATTTTCTGTATCTGCGCAACTTCCGCAATCGTATCCGGGAGGACATTGAAAGGCACACGGAATTTCAATTTGAATTGTACCGTAATACAGCCTTACTAACCCTGCCGGAAAGAAAAGCCCGCTTCACCCTATTCCCGGATAATAAGGCTATTTCCGATATTGCCCTGCATTTTGCTGCGGTGGTTCGGGAGCAGCTGGAAAAAGAAGAAATTTACACGCAGCCTGACGGTACATTACGCTTGACACCCGTTGATTTCGAAGGTTTGGTGCGCTTGTGTAAAGAGCGGTACGGAGTAGGATGGAGCAAACAATACCGGGAAGGCACTGTCTCGGTAACGGCAAAGGAACTGCTGGAACATTTGACAGACTGGAGGATGGCTGACCGGGACGGAGAAACAGGAGTCATTATACTGTATCCTCTTTTGGCACGTCTTACCGGGGATTACCCCCGAGACTATAAAGATAAAGTATTCCGTGAGGTGAATACCGGTGAAAAATAA
- a CDS encoding TIGR02677 family protein: MNDKLLRPITEASYLTTGNAWRYRSILRYFYIQHERLRHYLFPDEVQEYLSQNPHFRDYTEEQLQQDLSQLVEWKNLIPRQDTGKVSSIQEFKKKKFRYQCTPYTIEIERMVQGLERMGESFGGSLERTLFDRLLESLMKLVSYPDSNLSNEELYVLWDDLYGNFRKLTENATDYLAHLQSEKIEEMMMTEAFLIYKDAITEYLRNFMTVLQRTSFRIEAVLGDVSSGLVDQIAASLAEYYLSIPRLDEQPSKEELEERYRQQWHSMKSWFLGRDGRESDLLYLQNATTETIRRMTRFAQRIGERHHNFKSRRQDYLHLAEWFYKVNDIKEAHNLSACVFGVFHTRHIYASSKVTEDIYAELWHEPPTQLTVKPRVRNYREKTKPGAVVSHKKEKEQQLEEFLRQKEAEQKLVERLISNNRIVIGKLPEVDPYVRKTLLYWISKCMSSSGWTAKTETGRKFKLTRLDDREVTLKSEDGILQMPNYVLKFLS; the protein is encoded by the coding sequence TTGAATGACAAACTTTTAAGGCCTATTACCGAGGCATCATATTTAACCACGGGAAATGCCTGGCGTTACAGATCCATTTTACGATATTTTTATATCCAGCACGAACGCCTGCGCCACTACTTGTTTCCCGATGAAGTACAGGAATATTTAAGTCAAAACCCACACTTCCGGGATTACACTGAGGAACAGCTGCAGCAGGATCTGAGCCAGCTGGTGGAATGGAAAAACCTCATTCCCCGCCAAGATACCGGGAAGGTTAGCTCCATTCAAGAGTTTAAGAAGAAAAAATTCCGCTACCAATGTACTCCTTACACCATAGAGATCGAGCGTATGGTGCAAGGGCTGGAGCGGATGGGAGAGTCCTTTGGAGGTTCGCTGGAACGGACATTGTTTGATCGCTTGCTGGAATCCCTGATGAAACTGGTTTCTTACCCGGACAGTAATTTATCCAATGAGGAACTGTATGTGCTCTGGGACGACCTTTATGGCAATTTCCGCAAGCTCACTGAAAATGCTACTGATTACTTGGCCCACCTGCAAAGTGAAAAAATAGAAGAGATGATGATGACGGAGGCCTTCCTGATTTATAAAGACGCCATTACCGAATACCTACGCAATTTTATGACTGTACTGCAACGCACTTCTTTCCGCATTGAAGCGGTACTAGGGGATGTCTCTTCCGGATTAGTGGATCAAATAGCCGCAAGCCTGGCTGAATATTATTTAAGCATTCCCCGTTTGGACGAGCAGCCATCCAAAGAGGAATTGGAAGAACGCTACCGGCAGCAGTGGCACAGTATGAAAAGCTGGTTCCTGGGACGGGATGGAAGGGAAAGCGACCTTTTATACCTGCAAAACGCTACCACGGAAACCATTCGCCGGATGACCCGTTTTGCCCAGCGTATCGGTGAGCGGCACCATAACTTTAAAAGCCGCCGACAGGACTACCTGCACCTAGCCGAGTGGTTCTACAAAGTTAATGATATCAAAGAGGCGCATAATCTTTCAGCATGTGTTTTTGGCGTTTTCCATACGCGGCACATCTATGCGTCATCCAAAGTTACCGAAGATATATATGCCGAATTATGGCATGAGCCGCCAACCCAATTAACTGTTAAGCCCCGGGTAAGAAATTACCGGGAAAAGACTAAGCCTGGAGCCGTAGTAAGCCATAAAAAGGAAAAGGAACAACAGTTGGAAGAGTTTTTACGTCAAAAGGAAGCTGAGCAAAAGCTTGTGGAGCGGTTGATCAGCAACAACCGTATTGTGATCGGAAAATTGCCGGAAGTTGACCCTTATGTGCGCAAGACTTTACTTTACTGGATAAGTAAATGTATGAGTAGTTCAGGTTGGACTGCGAAAACCGAGACCGGGCGTAAATTCAAGCTTACCCGGCTGGATGACCGGGAAGTGACCTTAAAGTCGGAAGACGGCATATTGCAAATGCCCAACTATGTTTTAAAATTTCTGAGTTAG